From the genome of Vitis riparia cultivar Riparia Gloire de Montpellier isolate 1030 chromosome 2, EGFV_Vit.rip_1.0, whole genome shotgun sequence, one region includes:
- the LOC117905901 gene encoding methylsterol monooxygenase 1-1-like: protein MLPYKTLQEAEAFLGRNLTFPETVWLNYSANKSDYFLYCHNILFLFLIFSVVPLPLVFMELSRSSGLDKFKIQPKVRLSSADIFRCYKDVMSMFFFVVGPLQLVSYPSIKMIGIRTSLPLPSGWEILMQLAVYFMVEDFTNYWIHRFLHCKWGYEKIHRVHHEYTAPIGFAAPYAHWAEILILGIPSFLGPAMAPGHIITFWLWIALRQIEAIDTHSGYDFPWSPTKYIPFYGGADHHDYHHYVGGQSQSNFASVFTYCDYIYGTDKGYRYQKKLLAKLKEDLKSNGQQNGVSYQNLTQDLKSD, encoded by the exons ATGTTGCCCTACAAGACTCTCCAGGAGGCAGAGGCGTTTCTGGGGCGGAACCTCACGTTTCCGGAAACCGTATGGCTCAATTACTCTGCCAACAAGTCTGATTACTTCCTTTACTGCCACAACATTCTTTTCCTCTTCCTTATCTTCTCTGTCGTCCCTCTTCCGTTGGTCTTCATGGAGCTCTCGCGATCTTCCGGCTTAGATAAGTTTAAGATTCAGCCCAAGGTGAGGCTGTCTTCGGCCGATATATTTCGGTGCTACAAGGACGTTATGAGcatgtttttctttgttgttggtCCTCTCCAGCTCGTCTCCTACCCTTCCATCAAG ATGATTGGGATTCGTACAAGTTTGCCATTGCCATCTGGGTGGGAGATTCTTATGCAACTCGCGGTCTATTTTATGGTTGAGGATTTTACCAATTACTGGATCCATAGGTTCCTGCATTGTAAATGGGGGTATGAGAAGATTCATCGGGTTCACCATGAGTATACAGCTCCAATTGGATTTGCGGCACCTTATGCACACTGGGCTGAGATTTTGATCCTTGGAATTCCGTCTTTTCTTGGGCCAGCAATGGCCCCTGGGCACATAATCACATTTTGGTTGTGGATTGCTCTTCGGCAGATTGAAGCCATTGACACTCATAGTGG ATATGACTTTCCCTGGAGTCCTACGAAATATATACCATTTTATGGTGGTGCTGATCACCATGATTACCATCACTATGTTGGGGGACAAAGCCAAAGTAACTTTGCTTCAGTCTTCACCTACTGTGATTACATTTATGGAACTGACAAG GGCTATCGGTATCAAAAGAAGCTTCTTGCAAAG